CGACCTCAGgtggtcgctctgagaggtcgcttcAGGTCTATTTTTTTTGCCTCCAAAGTGATAAAAAGGCGAGTGACGTAGGTGGGTTGCTCTGGAGGTCGCTCTGGGTTGGGAGCTACCTTATGGTGTCGCTCTGGAAGGTCACTCTACGATGCTCGACAATgatggatatgcctctagtaaattgatcataactccttcattacatctccaaatgacttgaaaccacttccactagaaagctaactcaattatCTGTGTTtccacaaaatcttagcaacagaagatttctctaatgcctccatccatgctcatctttcaccCCTTTTagatcacaatgctcccaaacatctcaaatcactccatggcacactccaaCCCCTAATAAAGACAATGAATGCAATATAGACTCTAAAGATAACTAATtcttaatctatatgatcaaaatgtacaAGAATTAATGGCTAAAACCATGTAATTatacaagatatcaactcccccaaacttgttctttacttgtcctcaagtgaactttcaAGAACTCATAGGGatgagaggtttgaaggtgggagctcatagccaaacaCTTCTtgttatactctagcttctctaggcctatcaatACTCTTATGCCTTTACACAGGTCGCAATGCTCATCAAGCAACAAATACCTTCACCCAACTCTCACATTTATTCACACGCACACACGCAAGGTGAATTCTTACAAATggacacatgatctcaatcatttggcttgGTGAGTGAAATTGGTCTAATGTGAAGCAAATGGTTTTCAAATGCATATTTTGTGGTGACTCACACTCAAAAATAGGAGCAAgaacattatgcaaaatttatctaaaaaaaggagcaattcatgcatacaatgaTTTGTTCTCATCATTCTCCCCCTTTCCTAAAGATCTTTAAACTCTATCCTTTTTCTTGGTGGTAATCTCAACCCTTTTTCATCCCAAACACCCGAAAGACCACACTCTCATCTCTCACCCAATGAACACTTTTCTTTCACTTATCTTAACCAACTaggaattcttttttttcttattcactaagctcttctttttcttttcttttccccactcttttcatgtttcttttcttttgattctAAAGGGGATTCTACTCTAGagcctttttttttatatatccctagtagttttctttctttttctcactCTTTTGgttcatttctttcactttcctcTAATATTCCAATCCCAAGATCAAAATCAAGCTCACAAACCCAACAACCATCCTAAGTGCCACCTCAAATGAGGTCCTAGTGCTAGCTAAAGATAAGAACAAACCATTGTCGCTCCtgatactctcaagattttgcacatgactaGCTTTCATaaaaggcctcactcaagcAAATCAAAGTTGGTTTCAAGGAATGGTAAGGGTTCAAGGGCATGGGAGTGTCATTTGGGTTAACAGAGAGTGGTGCAATgaaataagataacccaaatgtgtatgaaatTCATGACTAAGTATGCAAGTGCCCAtgtgcaagagagattaagttcatttaGCTCAAGTTCAGCTTGGagttggtttcaagaacaatgtcaatatcaagcaagcaaacaggtttcaagaagagttttcaaggctcgaaacatgcAAGCTTTTACAAGAGATGGATTCCAGACAAGTACCTTAAGGCATTTTTAATCATTGCTCCctatgcaagtgaatgcaacatATATGCATGTGTCTAGACTCAATCTTAAGGATGTAAGATGCAACAACATGcttcttttgtgtttttcaaaaactctttttttagttaagttttttttggtttttctatgcaaatatgtatgtacaatgcaatgcatgagactcaaaatcatcaaagaaaacatgatcaaatacttggtacctcccccaaacttagttcacacagtctctgtgttagtAAGTTGAAAGAGATACCTAAAAGAGAgataaatgcaaagaaaaactggtatatacaatggaaAGGTGGTGGAGTGGTACCTCAAGTGGAAAGTGGAGAAGGAGGATCCTTCCCACCTTCAAGAGTGATGGTGAGGACCTGAGAGAGAGGCTCTTGAAGCTTGGTTGGATCATCTTGGAGTTGATGAGTCCTTGTGGCCTTCTTGTCATGAGCAGCCTTTGTGGCTCGACTCACCTCCTCCTTTTTAGCACTTTTCAAATGCTCATCACATATCTCTTTAGAGGACTATCCATCAAGACTTTCTTTCTTACTAACAACCACTGCATCCTTGATCTTCTCAATGGAGGGGTTTCCACAAGTGATGGTTCCACAATACTCAACGTCCAGTGGAGACTGAATTGGGTAAGAGACAGCTTTGTTCACATTGAGGAGTGTGACCTTGTTTCGGCAAAATCGATGCAAGCACCCACAGTAGTAAGGAATGGTGTGCCCAGGATCAATGGAACTCTCTTTTCAGTGGCCATCTTCAAGACAGTGAGGTCTATAGGGATAGTGTAAGAtccaatcttcaaagggaagtccttgatgagaccaatagGGGTAGTAGAAGAGGAATCCCCAAACGTGAGAGAGGAAGTATCTGGCTCCATGTGTTCAATCTCaagactcttcaccatctccattgagatcacattcacacttgcaccagaatcaacaagagcatcatcaaaggTGAGCTTACCAatggagcaagacaaggtgaacTTCCCTTGGGATTCTAGTTTAGGGAGAGACTTTGGTGTGACTGGTGGATCAAGTTTCAATGTTGAGATGTTGAGAAGCTCTACTACTTCTGCTTGGTGGTCTACAATGTCCTTGATGAGCATCATTTGGACATGAGCCTCACGCATACCCGAAATCGCTGGAAGCTTAAGTCCAATATCACTTAGGTCTATTCTAAACTTGGAAATCACCTTCTTCTGAGCTTTGGTGAGGACCCATTGTGGAAATGGGAGCTTGTCATAGGGTGACTGCTCAACCTCAGTGGTGTCCTCTAGCTTGACCTCTTTCAGCGTCTGGTCAACTCTCTTCGAAATCTTTGCTTCAACCATTTTGTCAGCTTCCTCCACAATCTTTGCCTCAGCTGTTGCTACAATCAGATGCTCAAACTGTTCAATCTCAGTTCCAAACACCAATCTTTCAATTTCATCTACCTCTTTCTTGTGGTTACTCAATTCAATCCCTGAAGAAGTAGTAGAGAGGACAACATTGCAATACTCCTTGGGATTTTGCttagattttccaggtagagacccttgctggcgattctggtgagtggtcatggaagcaaactggttTTCCAAAgccctgaacttgttgttgagctcattgcaacttccatcaatcttggagtgaaggttcttcaactcatatccaacttgcttctcacttctagtctgagactccaagatctgTTTCAGTAGAACATCATTGCTGCTTTCCtgaggagtagaggtagaaggaTTAGCTTGTTGTTGAGAAGACTGGTTCCCTTTGTTGGAGAAACgaggaggagggttttgctgaggctgatagttgccttgctggttgttcctaggctgataaccactctgttggttgttaggattggatttctgttggtagttgttgtactgaaagttgggctctttcttgtaccaactgccattgttgttgatgaaacacagctcttcttgaccttccaaaccctcaacctcattgataacaggtggtgtctcttggtttgggttaccaacaaagttcaGCTGCGCTTGGGTGGATTTATCAGCAATGagtatgtctatcttatcctgtagagcctttaactccttcctcgtttgcttgtcatctgttctactgcctctgtcgtggtctccactatAGACTGCGTCACTTTTTACCATATTGttaaccagctcctctgcatcttcctcagttcttcccaagaagaactcattgctagctgtatctaatctggctctgtacttaagAAACCcctgtagaatgtgctcagcaagctttccttagagaaaccatggtgtgggcattaagcttggtagcccttgaatctcacccaagcttcactgaatccttccaagttcttctgttgaaagctggataTCTCATTTCTCACCTTAGCAGTTcatgaagtagagaagaacttctccaaaaatgctttcttgcagtcatcccaggtggtgatagagtcactgggtagagacttctcccactgacgtgccttatcccccaaagagaaagggaataacttgagctttaaggcgTCCTCtaacacaccattggtttttgacaacccacagtagctgtcgaacctgtccaagtgatcaaatgggtcctctaaagccaagccatgatacttgttgttctcgaacacgttgaggagtcctaatttgatctcaaagttgttagctgccacagccggtgctcggattcccagtctatgaccatgaatgttgagGAGGTCATAAGTTCCAATGGGTCGAGCTTCTCGTTGTGGGTGTTCTAGCCCTTGCGgttgatctgccatatcaatatccaatctctgcaagtgagcctgttgctcttcttctcttctcgctCTAGCACAcactctctctaaagctctgatgtctgcaacTCTTgaaactaggtttgatggaccctgctcctcaagttcatacacctgaaagttaaagggaagtgaagaaggagaatcagtaacaaaagaaaaataaaaatgacttagtctcaagcaaatgactaaatctcaatgttgaaatctactcagaatttggcaacggcgccaatttgatgttagaagttttcaaggctcctaagacaaatgatgtagtataaaagattgtcaaACCAATTATAAGGGattcaaagcaccgagaatgcaagtacgtacttaatctaagtgcaacagataatttggatggtttaaaactactactaataatagaatgcaataacagaacaataaaacaataaaagaaatGACTTTCTTTTGTTATgataaaagagaactcatgggtgtaggaattagaccttgggtgatcaagtttcgaactaaggatggcaaatgatcaatcaaaatatcaaccttaagcttatacacaatcttaaacaaactctatgtctagatgaatgttcatttactaacatatttcaaacatcaaatgtctttggttgaataatatgaaagcaatcattactaacaagtctattggctatcttaacacctttaacaacaaatgtctttggtaaagtatgttaaaagcttaggagagttgtctcaggcatttcatcaaacaccttgtgggtggtAAATGCCTAAAtatcaacttttgagaggccaactcagaagatacattatgaatactcttctatcaaggaataagaaggatttacactataacatcctagacctagcctaatcacccttaatctccctaacccatgaattcaagagTGGATTACttactactcttcatgattcctcttaaactcatattggatttcagattaatcatgtagagaaatacatataatatattagaaATCAACAGGATAACATATGATCAAATCaatcaaagagatgaactttttcaagaggtttttggtggttttctcccagataaaagataatctgcctccttggcttacaaaaggtacttaaacttaggtttagaaagtgtaaaatgtcaagacaaatgaccaaaaggtcTGTGGAAAATCATAAGTTTCGACTGAGTAAATGACGCGCAGAGACTtcgtggtgtcgctccgggaagtcgctctggcttgggagcgacctcagctggtcgctctgagaggtcgctccaggcctATTTTTTTGCCTCCAAAGTGATGAAAAGGTGAGTGACGTAGGTGGATCGCTCTGGAGGTCGCTCTGGGTTGGGAGCTACCTTATGGTGTCGCTCTGGAAGGTCACTCTACGATGCTCGATAAGgatggatatgcctctagtaaaattgatcataactccttcattacatctccaaatgacttgaaaccacttccagtAGAAAGTTAACTCAATTTACTGTGTTCCCACAAAACTTAACAATAGAAGATTTCTCTAAGGCctccatccatgctcatctttTACCCCtttttggatcacaatgctcccaaacatctcaaatcactccatggcacactccaacacctaataaggacaatgaattCAATATGGACTCTAAAGATGCCTAATtcttaatctatatgatcaaaatgtatAAGAATTAATggctaaaatcatgtaattatacaAGATATCAACTTACTTCCCTTCAGTTTAACCAAGTACCTCACCACATGTTATATTGCCTCATACTCGGCTCTGATTTCATGGTCCTCTGTATCAACCTCACTGCGGTGTACTCATGATACATATGCCGATTTACTTGTCTCGCCGACAAGTTCCCTTATGTAAGACTCCTCTTACAAATCTCCTAATGATGCGCCTTGTACTTGTTAACTGACCTTGACACTCCTGGCCTTGATACACCGAACATATCCACGACCCTCTTGTCATGGAATAACCTTTCCTTTCAGCTCTTACTCCCTTGAGCTGAACATGTTGCTAACCGAAACTTTTACCCCTTCAGCTGAACCAATCAAGACATCTTCTAACCAGTGACTCACTTCACCTggaatcatattatatatatcccTGATGCATCAATCCTTATATAATCTCAGTGGCTCCACTTGAATCAAATAACCCTTTAGAAGTTCCATGTCTCTGTAACTAAGTTTCTGCAACTGTTCATTGTTCATGTCGGCCTCTTAACCTTATCTCACATCATCTATGCATGTGATGCTTCTGAGATAATCCCTTATAACTTCTCTTGTGTCAAACTTGAGTCTCATGACGAATTTCTCCACCTGTAACTATACTTGAACCATAACCTGTTCAGGCCTGAAGTTCCGACCTGGTCAAGTCTGCAAATTTCTCCTTTTGCCTTTGAGCTTCGATTCTTGTCTGAGAGCTCCACCTTGACACTTATGGTCGTGACACCAGACTGGTGTTCCTTACTCCTCTTCTGAGTCTATTCATCTTGAATTTCTGACTCAGACATCCACGACGATTCCTCTAAGGTATAAC
The window above is part of the Brassica napus cultivar Da-Ae chromosome C3, Da-Ae, whole genome shotgun sequence genome. Proteins encoded here:
- the LOC125583223 gene encoding uncharacterized protein LOC125583223; amino-acid sequence: MSSTTSSGLWKTRIELSNHKKEVDEIERLVFGTEIEQFEHLIVATAEAKIVEEADKMVEAKISKRVDQTLKEVKLEDTTEVEQSPYDKLPFPQWVLTKAQKKVISKFRIDLSDIGLKLPAISGMREAHVQMMLIKDIVDHQAEVVELLNISTLKLDPPVTPKSLPKLESQGKFTLSCSIGKLTFDDALSLEIEHMEPDTSSLTFGDSSSTTPIGLIKDFPLKIGSYTIPIDLTVLKMATEKRVPLILGTPFLTTSPLDVEYCGTITCGNPSIEKIKDAVVEEVSRATKAAHDKKATRTHQLQDDPTKLQEPLSQVLTITLEGGKDPPSPLST